The following are from one region of the Eubacterium sp. MSJ-33 genome:
- a CDS encoding CDP-glycerol glycerophosphotransferase family protein translates to MGFYIKQIIKMMAQHVLFPIYYFICCRKPVRKGLVVFADEHKTACPPSMQRLHDALLFQEGLTVEDDFFDLQAMSAQEGMRRMLAFMKLYAQAEFVILQDNFLPVSSCRKRKETKVIQLWHGCGAFKRFGYDAKDDIPRFYKGNVYKNYDLVTVSSPYCRPFFTSAMRIKYPKTVRAYGSSYTDCYFDEAYRKTMQEKFETIYGAKNGRTVIVWAPTFRGNAGQQNQKERAIGEAWIDELAKKPDYLVIKSLHPHMMKRGEKQPLTTGELLFSADLLITDYSSVLFEYLLLDRPMLFFAPDLKTYGADRGWYLSYEDMPGVIVTEGERLTTAVAQALQADAYAEKRYAFREQYMSRCDGNVTKRLIRYILHEETKRANVEKPI, encoded by the coding sequence ATGGGTTTTTATATTAAACAGATTATAAAAATGATGGCACAGCATGTGCTGTTTCCAATCTATTATTTTATTTGCTGCAGAAAACCTGTGAGAAAGGGGCTTGTTGTGTTTGCGGATGAACACAAGACCGCATGCCCGCCGTCGATGCAGCGGTTGCATGATGCACTGCTTTTTCAGGAAGGATTGACGGTAGAGGATGATTTCTTCGATCTGCAAGCAATGTCTGCGCAGGAAGGTATGCGGCGGATGCTTGCGTTTATGAAGCTTTATGCACAAGCGGAGTTTGTTATTCTGCAAGATAATTTTCTTCCGGTTTCTTCGTGCCGCAAACGAAAAGAAACAAAGGTGATCCAGCTTTGGCATGGATGTGGTGCGTTTAAACGGTTTGGCTATGATGCAAAAGATGATATCCCGCGGTTTTATAAAGGCAATGTCTATAAAAACTATGATCTGGTCACGGTGAGCAGCCCGTACTGCCGTCCTTTTTTTACATCAGCGATGCGTATTAAGTATCCGAAGACGGTGAGGGCATATGGAAGCAGTTATACCGATTGCTATTTTGATGAGGCTTATCGAAAAACAATGCAGGAGAAGTTCGAAACGATCTATGGCGCAAAGAACGGACGAACTGTGATTGTGTGGGCACCGACTTTCCGCGGAAATGCAGGACAACAAAATCAAAAAGAGCGGGCAATCGGGGAGGCATGGATTGATGAACTTGCGAAAAAACCGGATTATCTGGTGATAAAAAGCCTGCATCCGCATATGATGAAACGGGGAGAGAAACAGCCGCTTACGACAGGCGAACTGCTTTTTTCGGCGGATTTACTTATCACGGATTACTCATCTGTTTTATTTGAATATTTATTGCTTGACAGACCGATGTTGTTTTTCGCACCGGATTTAAAAACATATGGGGCGGACCGGGGCTGGTATCTGTCCTATGAGGATATGCCGGGTGTGATTGTGACAGAGGGAGAGAGACTCACAACTGCGGTTGCGCAAGCCTTGCAGGCGGATGCGTATGCTGAGAAACGATACGCGTTCCGGGAGCAGTATATGAGCCGTTGTGACGGAAATGTAACGAAACGATTGATTCGATATATTTTACATGAGGAGACAAAGAGAGCTAATGTTGAAAAGCCTATTTAA
- a CDS encoding NAD-dependent protein deacylase — translation MDDKIAVLKQAVENSNSIVFFGGAGVSTESGIPDFRSTDGLYNQKYKYPPETIVSHSFYMQHTEEFYEFYKDKMLFPQAQPNAAHKKLAELEQAGKLKAVITQNIDGLHQEAGSKEVLELHGSVHRNYCTKCKKFFPLSYIVEADGIPTCDECGAIIKPDVVLYEEGLDQSVLTRSVNHIAQADMLIIGGTSLAVYPAAGLIDYFHGKYLVVINMASTPRDSYADIVINGKIGEVLSQIDV, via the coding sequence ATGGACGATAAAATAGCGGTATTGAAACAGGCGGTCGAAAATAGCAATTCAATCGTATTCTTTGGTGGTGCCGGAGTGTCAACAGAAAGTGGAATTCCGGACTTTAGAAGCACGGATGGTTTGTATAACCAGAAATACAAATATCCGCCAGAGACAATCGTCAGTCATAGTTTTTATATGCAGCACACAGAGGAATTCTATGAGTTTTACAAGGATAAAATGTTGTTTCCACAGGCGCAGCCAAATGCCGCGCATAAAAAATTAGCTGAATTAGAACAGGCAGGAAAGTTAAAGGCTGTAATTACACAGAATATCGATGGATTGCATCAAGAGGCGGGCAGTAAGGAAGTGTTGGAACTGCATGGTTCGGTACACAGGAATTACTGTACAAAATGTAAGAAATTTTTCCCGCTTTCGTATATTGTGGAAGCTGATGGAATCCCGACGTGTGACGAATGTGGTGCAATCATCAAACCGGATGTTGTCCTGTATGAGGAAGGGCTCGATCAGAGCGTATTGACGCGTTCCGTCAACCATATTGCGCAGGCAGATATGCTGATTATCGGAGGTACATCGCTGGCGGTGTATCCGGCAGCAGGGCTGATTGATTATTTCCATGGAAAATATCTTGTTGTCATCAATATGGCATCGACGCCGCGTGACTCCTATGCAGATATTGTTATCAATGGTAAAATCGGCGAGGTATTATCGCAGATTGATGTTTGA
- a CDS encoding ABC transporter ATP-binding protein translates to MEFHLNKEKVDSLKEYFIKLVKHDIAYTEFWALKDVTFTVKQGDRVGILGLNGAGKSTLMKVIAGVFKPTEGTIEKTGVLAPMIELGAGFDMQYTGAENIFLYGAVLGHSRKFMEEKFDEIVEFSELGKFIDVPLKNYSSGMKARLGFSIATVVRPDILILDEVLSVGDAKFRKKSEKKLVDMMDTGVTVLFVSHNLDQVKRICNKAMILEHGEMKAFGDIDEIAPIYEEMIE, encoded by the coding sequence ATGGAATTTCATTTAAACAAGGAAAAAGTTGACAGCCTGAAGGAATATTTTATCAAGCTTGTCAAGCATGATATTGCGTACACGGAGTTCTGGGCGTTAAAGGATGTGACATTTACAGTCAAACAGGGCGACCGGGTTGGAATCTTAGGCTTAAATGGTGCGGGCAAATCGACTTTGATGAAGGTGATTGCAGGTGTGTTCAAACCGACAGAGGGAACAATTGAGAAAACGGGTGTGCTTGCACCGATGATTGAGCTTGGTGCCGGTTTTGATATGCAGTATACCGGTGCGGAGAATATTTTCCTCTATGGAGCGGTGCTTGGTCATTCCCGTAAATTCATGGAGGAAAAATTCGATGAAATCGTGGAGTTTTCTGAACTTGGGAAATTTATTGATGTGCCATTAAAGAATTATTCTTCCGGAATGAAGGCAAGGCTCGGATTTTCGATTGCGACCGTGGTTCGTCCGGACATTCTGATCCTTGATGAAGTGTTGTCGGTAGGAGATGCGAAATTTCGTAAGAAGAGCGAGAAGAAACTGGTCGATATGATGGATACCGGTGTGACGGTGCTTTTCGTATCGCATAATTTGGACCAGGTGAAGCGTATCTGCAACAAGGCTATGATCTTAGAGCATGGTGAGATGAAAGCATTTGGAGATATCGACGAGATAGCTCCTATCTATGAAGAGATGATTGAGTAA
- a CDS encoding NAD-dependent epimerase/dehydratase family protein, whose protein sequence is MVEVGETTMHLYDSEIYMQDVCAVASMIQVQELADASVLISGGTGMIGSFLIDALLYANENYGAQTEIYILGRNEDKARARFADYADCPQFHFIKQDINEKVVGNPAMPAKIDYVIHAASNTHPVAYASDPIGTITANVLGTQYLLDYAKAAGCKRFVFLSSVEIYGENRGDTDKFAEDYLGYIDCNTMRAGYPESKRTGEALCQAYRKQKEMDIVIPRLSRVYGPTMLLSDTKALSQFILKSVKREDIVLKSEGTQEFSYAYVADCVAGILAVMMDGRDGEAYNICSKDSDVQLRDVAKQLANLADKQVVFDLPDATEQAGYSKATKATLDTTKLRKELGFESQYDMKTGLSHTVQVLREIM, encoded by the coding sequence ATGGTTGAAGTAGGAGAGACGACGATGCATTTATATGACAGTGAAATTTATATGCAGGATGTGTGTGCGGTTGCGAGTATGATTCAGGTACAGGAGCTTGCAGATGCATCGGTGCTGATCTCCGGAGGGACCGGAATGATCGGCAGCTTCCTGATTGATGCGCTTTTATATGCGAATGAGAATTATGGGGCGCAGACAGAGATTTATATATTAGGCAGAAATGAGGACAAAGCACGTGCCAGGTTCGCAGATTATGCGGATTGTCCACAGTTCCATTTTATCAAGCAGGATATCAATGAGAAAGTTGTTGGGAATCCGGCAATGCCGGCAAAGATAGACTATGTGATTCATGCTGCGAGTAATACCCACCCGGTTGCCTATGCAAGTGATCCAATCGGAACAATCACAGCAAATGTATTGGGAACCCAGTATCTGCTTGACTATGCGAAGGCAGCAGGCTGTAAGCGCTTCGTGTTTTTATCTTCGGTTGAGATCTACGGAGAAAACCGCGGGGATACCGATAAATTTGCGGAGGATTATCTTGGCTATATTGACTGCAACACGATGCGTGCAGGATATCCGGAGAGCAAGCGTACCGGTGAGGCATTGTGCCAGGCGTACCGCAAGCAGAAGGAGATGGATATTGTGATTCCACGTCTGTCCCGTGTGTATGGTCCAACGATGCTGCTGAGTGACACAAAGGCGCTATCCCAGTTCATCTTAAAGAGTGTGAAGCGCGAAGATATCGTATTAAAGAGCGAGGGAACACAGGAGTTTTCATATGCTTATGTGGCAGATTGTGTCGCTGGAATCCTTGCTGTTATGATGGATGGCAGAGATGGTGAGGCATACAATATCTGTTCGAAGGATTCAGATGTGCAGCTGCGCGATGTGGCAAAGCAGCTTGCGAATCTCGCAGATAAGCAGGTCGTGTTTGATCTGCCGGATGCAACGGAGCAGGCGGGCTATTCCAAGGCAACGAAGGCAACACTTGACACAACGAAGCTTCGGAAAGAACTCGGATTTGAATCACAGTACGATATGAAGACCGGACTTTCCCACACCGTACAGGTGCTTCGGGAAATCATGTAG
- a CDS encoding CdaR family protein, translating into MKKNKEELGHIGYKILAVLLAVVAWLAVANISDYQTTREISGIPVTQINGDVLDELDQVYDVASGDTVDIIVKGRRSIVGALGREDFTAIADLSTMSITNSVTISVEAKSNSVKDEISITCVDNTMKLNLEDKVTQQFPVKVVTSGTTKAGYAVSSTASTPNIVKVEGPKSAVEKITEIRANVDVTSRNESFEAQAELKIYDAYGEEIKNDKLHIDVSEAKVAVEIYATKEIPVTVTLRGTPDDAYGVENVLYQPQMVEVVGPKDDLEKVETLEIDDISVSGMTADYQTDVDVRDYLPDGVSVVGIPPEITVNISITKLEEKKLNVKEENFKLDKQSPDYTYKITLNNFSITAAGFSDVIDKLKLEDIVPTIDCSNLPVGNHSNVKVTLKEIDGINYEISGTVNVDVSNADE; encoded by the coding sequence ATGAAAAAAAATAAAGAGGAACTCGGACATATCGGATACAAGATTCTGGCTGTTTTGCTTGCGGTTGTTGCATGGCTTGCAGTTGCGAATATCTCCGATTATCAAACCACAAGAGAGATATCGGGAATTCCTGTGACCCAGATCAATGGTGATGTATTGGACGAACTGGATCAGGTGTATGATGTGGCAAGCGGAGATACGGTTGATATTATTGTCAAAGGAAGACGTTCGATTGTCGGTGCGCTTGGAAGAGAAGATTTCACTGCGATTGCAGATTTGTCGACCATGTCAATTACAAATTCCGTGACGATTTCTGTGGAAGCAAAGAGCAATTCTGTGAAGGATGAAATCAGTATTACTTGCGTTGATAATACGATGAAACTTAATTTGGAAGATAAAGTTACCCAGCAATTCCCGGTTAAGGTTGTTACAAGTGGAACGACGAAGGCGGGATATGCGGTAAGCTCAACTGCTTCAACACCGAATATCGTCAAGGTAGAAGGACCAAAGAGTGCCGTAGAGAAGATAACGGAGATTAGAGCCAATGTGGATGTGACTTCCAGAAATGAAAGCTTTGAAGCGCAGGCAGAACTTAAAATCTACGATGCATACGGTGAGGAAATCAAGAATGATAAACTACATATTGATGTTTCAGAAGCGAAGGTGGCAGTAGAGATTTATGCAACAAAAGAGATACCGGTTACTGTTACGCTGCGCGGCACTCCGGATGATGCATATGGCGTAGAGAATGTGTTATATCAGCCGCAGATGGTTGAGGTGGTTGGACCAAAGGATGATCTGGAGAAGGTAGAGACACTTGAGATTGATGATATTTCTGTAAGTGGAATGACAGCAGATTATCAAACGGATGTAGACGTTCGTGATTATCTGCCGGATGGAGTTTCCGTGGTTGGAATTCCGCCGGAGATTACAGTCAATATCTCAATTACAAAGCTGGAAGAGAAAAAGCTGAACGTGAAGGAAGAGAATTTTAAGTTAGATAAACAGTCACCTGATTACACATATAAAATCACGCTGAACAATTTTTCGATTACGGCCGCTGGATTTTCAGATGTGATTGATAAATTGAAGTTGGAGGATATTGTGCCGACAATCGACTGCTCCAATCTTCCGGTAGGAAATCACTCCAACGTAAAGGTAACTCTCAAGGAGATTGATGGTATAAATTATGAGATTAGTGGTACTGTGAATGTCGATGTATCAAATGCCGATGAATAA
- the cdaA gene encoding diadenylate cyclase CdaA, giving the protein MKKLLTALSVYFDWFYIPRIHVTDIIEIIILSYVIYHVMLWFKKTRAWTLFKGIVVLFIFVGLASLFRLNTILWIFRNTISVGIIAVIILFQPELRRALEELGRKKIFSDVLTRDDKNLHLERVNNHTIDELVAAAIDMGKVKTGALIVIEQDVALGEYENTGILVDAALTRQLLINIFEHNTPLHDGAVIIRDNRVLAATCYLPLTDRIDLNKALGTRHRAAVGISEVSDSMTIVVSEETGEISVAYGGTLYRNLDAIELRKKLTSLQPVVPEHRRARLRKGGKKNEKK; this is encoded by the coding sequence TTGAAGAAGTTACTCACAGCATTAAGTGTATATTTTGACTGGTTTTACATACCGAGAATCCATGTGACGGATATTATCGAGATTATTATTTTGTCGTATGTAATTTACCATGTTATGCTCTGGTTTAAAAAGACGCGTGCATGGACCTTATTCAAAGGAATTGTTGTGTTGTTTATCTTTGTAGGACTGGCATCTCTTTTTCGTTTGAATACGATTTTATGGATATTCCGTAATACAATCAGCGTTGGTATTATCGCAGTGATAATTTTGTTTCAGCCGGAGCTGCGACGCGCACTCGAAGAATTGGGTCGAAAGAAGATTTTCTCGGATGTGCTTACAAGAGATGATAAGAATCTGCATTTAGAACGTGTTAATAACCACACGATTGATGAACTGGTTGCTGCAGCTATTGATATGGGAAAGGTAAAGACGGGGGCATTGATTGTCATTGAGCAGGATGTCGCACTTGGCGAGTATGAGAATACCGGTATTCTGGTGGACGCAGCGCTGACACGACAGCTTCTGATCAATATTTTTGAGCATAATACACCGTTGCATGATGGAGCGGTGATTATACGGGATAATCGTGTTCTGGCAGCGACATGTTACCTGCCGTTGACAGACCGTATTGATTTAAATAAGGCACTTGGAACCAGACATCGTGCTGCGGTGGGTATCAGTGAAGTGTCAGACAGTATGACAATTGTCGTATCTGAGGAGACAGGAGAGATATCCGTTGCATATGGTGGAACCCTATACCGGAATCTGGATGCGATAGAACTTCGGAAGAAGTTGACCTCCTTACAGCCGGTAGTTCCGGAGCACAGACGTGCAAGACTGCGGAAGGGGGGCAAAAAGAATGAAAAAAAATAA
- a CDS encoding ABC transporter permease, translating to MGTKIKEFRQYNNLFTELVRKGIKLKYRRSYLGIVWSMIEPLLTMIVLTLVFGTLLGHKEKSFPVYILTGRLMYTLFSQSTTSALKSIRQNEAMIKKVYVPKYLYPLANICFNYILFLISLVVLAVVALVLGVFPTWRTLLAIVPLINLFLLSIGAGMILATIGVYFRDMEYLWNVALMLIMYTCAIFYYPKKILNSNVSWILKFNPLFCIINNFRNCVFGRAMSTHMLIYSFTFAFVCIVIGMAVFNKKQDQFILHL from the coding sequence ATGGGAACAAAAATAAAGGAGTTTCGTCAATATAACAATTTGTTTACGGAGCTTGTCAGAAAAGGAATCAAATTAAAATACAGACGATCTTATCTCGGAATTGTCTGGTCGATGATCGAACCATTGCTTACGATGATTGTATTGACACTGGTATTCGGTACGCTGCTGGGACACAAGGAAAAATCATTTCCGGTCTATATTTTGACCGGACGGCTGATGTACACATTGTTTTCACAGTCAACGACTTCTGCCTTAAAGTCAATCCGGCAAAATGAGGCGATGATCAAGAAGGTGTATGTTCCAAAATATCTGTATCCGCTTGCAAATATCTGTTTCAATTACATCTTGTTCCTGATTTCGCTTGTCGTGCTTGCGGTTGTTGCATTGGTGTTGGGCGTGTTCCCAACGTGGCGTACACTGCTTGCCATCGTACCGCTGATCAATCTGTTTTTATTATCTATCGGCGCGGGCATGATACTTGCAACGATCGGTGTGTATTTCCGGGATATGGAATATCTGTGGAATGTTGCGTTGATGCTTATTATGTATACCTGCGCGATTTTCTATTATCCAAAGAAGATTTTGAACAGTAATGTAAGCTGGATTTTGAAATTCAATCCGCTGTTTTGCATTATCAACAATTTCCGTAACTGTGTATTCGGCAGGGCGATGAGCACACATATGCTGATTTATTCCTTCACTTTTGCATTCGTCTGTATCGTGATCGGAATGGCAGTATTCAATAAGAAACAGGACCAGTTTATCCTGCATCTGTAA
- a CDS encoding CDP-glycerol glycerophosphotransferase family protein, which translates to MLKSLFKKFKKTIVFKTIQKTIPYRALRKVYRVCRKQIRRMYRYEMLRKHYPKLYNKYAARPVNEKKVVFIEVRESKISDSFSLMYKKVQEEHKYEIHTHFLRSGFSKRKDYRHACEAMITDIADAKYIFLNESSDVIAALPMRKETIVTQLWHGCGAFKKFGMSTAELIFGDDKKTLEKYPYHGNYTYVTVSSPEVVWAYEEAMSLQNKKGVVVPTGISRSDIFYDEDAKKAAQEKLLSVVPQAKGKKVILYAPTFRGRVARAKTPNALDIAAFGDALGKDYILLFKLHPFVKKRTAIPEGYENFAFDLTDDMSIEELLFVADICISDYSSLVFEYSLFEKPMIFFAFDLDNYYDWRGFYYDYKDFVPGPIYTTTEEMIDYIRHVDERFDKKQVQEFRQKFMSACDGHATERIMKMMFGE; encoded by the coding sequence ATGTTGAAAAGCCTATTTAAAAAATTCAAAAAGACGATTGTATTTAAGACGATTCAGAAGACGATTCCGTACCGGGCATTGAGGAAGGTGTACCGTGTGTGCAGAAAACAGATTCGCAGGATGTACCGTTACGAGATGTTACGGAAGCATTACCCGAAACTTTATAATAAATATGCGGCAAGACCGGTCAATGAAAAAAAGGTTGTATTTATAGAGGTGCGGGAGAGCAAAATCAGTGACAGCTTTTCATTGATGTATAAAAAAGTACAGGAGGAACATAAATATGAGATCCATACACATTTCCTGCGCAGTGGATTTTCAAAGCGTAAAGATTACCGGCATGCCTGTGAGGCAATGATCACAGATATCGCGGATGCAAAATATATCTTTTTAAATGAATCTTCTGACGTAATTGCGGCACTTCCGATGCGTAAGGAGACGATTGTCACACAGCTGTGGCATGGCTGCGGCGCTTTTAAGAAGTTCGGAATGAGCACCGCAGAACTGATCTTTGGTGATGACAAAAAAACATTGGAGAAGTATCCGTATCATGGAAATTATACCTATGTAACCGTCAGTTCTCCGGAGGTTGTCTGGGCGTATGAAGAGGCAATGTCGCTACAGAATAAAAAGGGCGTGGTTGTGCCAACAGGGATTTCACGTTCGGATATCTTCTATGATGAAGATGCAAAAAAGGCAGCACAGGAAAAGCTGCTTTCCGTAGTACCGCAGGCAAAGGGGAAGAAAGTGATTTTATATGCACCGACATTCCGTGGAAGAGTGGCACGTGCAAAGACACCGAATGCGCTGGATATAGCTGCATTTGGAGATGCACTTGGTAAGGATTATATACTTTTATTTAAGCTGCATCCGTTTGTAAAGAAGCGGACTGCGATTCCGGAAGGTTACGAGAATTTTGCGTTTGATCTGACGGATGATATGAGTATAGAGGAATTATTGTTTGTGGCAGATATTTGTATCTCGGATTATTCATCGCTTGTATTTGAATATTCGCTCTTTGAAAAGCCGATGATCTTCTTTGCCTTTGATTTGGATAACTATTATGATTGGCGTGGATTCTATTATGATTATAAGGATTTTGTTCCGGGACCGATTTATACGACGACAGAGGAAATGATTGATTATATCCGGCATGTGGATGAGCGGTTTGATAAGAAACAGGTGCAGGAATTCCGTCAAAAATTTATGAGTGCCTGTGACGGACATGCAACGGAACGGATTATGAAGATGATGTTTGGAGAGTAA
- a CDS encoding glycosyltransferase family 2 protein — protein sequence MVSVIIPVYNAKKYVCEALASVVKQSYVQEVIVIDDGSTDGSMEVVQAWLDAHEAQTEKIRFCLLYNAHNMGVAESRNRGVKEAEGIYVAFLDADDRFAPGKLKKQVELLERTGACLCNTARVLMQADGTLTQNIMHTPEKITLADLEQTNYINCSSVVVRRDIMQKYPMKHSEVHEDYLTWLRMLRDYAYAVGIDEPLLEYRLSENGKSRNKLKSARMTYRTYRLAGYSVWKSCRMFAHYTVMGLKKYAKR from the coding sequence ATGGTATCAGTTATTATTCCGGTATACAATGCAAAAAAATATGTTTGTGAAGCCCTTGCGTCTGTGGTGAAACAGTCATATGTGCAGGAAGTGATTGTGATTGATGACGGTTCGACCGATGGCTCCATGGAAGTAGTGCAGGCGTGGCTGGATGCACATGAGGCACAGACAGAGAAAATCAGATTTTGCCTGCTGTATAATGCGCATAATATGGGAGTCGCGGAGTCGAGAAATCGTGGTGTAAAGGAAGCGGAAGGAATATATGTTGCATTTTTGGATGCCGATGATCGGTTTGCACCCGGAAAACTGAAAAAACAGGTAGAACTGCTGGAACGGACCGGTGCATGTCTGTGTAACACTGCACGCGTGCTGATGCAGGCGGATGGAACGTTGACACAGAATATTATGCACACACCGGAAAAAATTACACTTGCCGATCTGGAGCAGACGAATTACATCAACTGTTCTTCTGTAGTTGTGCGCAGAGATATCATGCAGAAGTATCCGATGAAACACAGTGAGGTGCATGAGGATTATCTGACATGGCTGCGGATGCTGCGGGATTATGCATATGCAGTAGGTATAGATGAACCATTGCTTGAGTATCGGTTATCGGAAAATGGAAAATCGAGAAATAAACTGAAATCCGCACGGATGACATATAGGACATATCGGCTGGCCGGATACTCTGTCTGGAAATCCTGCAGAATGTTTGCGCATTATACGGTTATGGGTTTAAAAAAATATGCGAAACGTTAA
- a CDS encoding proline-rich domain-containing protein, whose translation MTGIITIKNAIRDFLRKYDEVTTPIVRFIFSFIMFSCINSLFGYSEFLHRGVITFLLSVISALVTGPVTVFLAGVVITVHCFSVSVDVGVLCLLLFVVMYCSYMRMFQNTGYVLALVPILYMMKIPFAAPVLVAILAGFSGAVPASFGVVVYYFAQYVKEANATLKLGEDADFQAYSYVVNNLMKDKEMLLAIIAFAIVVMVTSLLHNLHYDYAWYVAIGVGSIFTILVFMICGMMVNVNVPAGSLILGAILGCVISFVVQVCKSVVDYSKKESVQFEDDDYYYYVKAIPKFETANKKNVKTITEDEVVEQVRKPRPQQGDGQARQPRPQQGNGQARQPRPQQGNGQARQPRPQQGDGQARRPRPQQGNGQVRQQRPQQSRNNGQ comes from the coding sequence ATGACTGGAATAATAACAATAAAAAATGCCATACGTGATTTTTTGAGAAAATATGATGAGGTAACGACTCCGATTGTGCGGTTCATTTTCTCCTTCATTATGTTTTCCTGCATCAACTCTTTGTTTGGATATAGTGAATTTTTACATAGAGGTGTTATTACATTTCTGCTGTCTGTGATCAGCGCGCTCGTAACCGGCCCGGTCACTGTTTTTCTGGCAGGTGTGGTTATTACAGTACATTGCTTTTCGGTGTCGGTTGATGTGGGTGTGTTATGCCTGCTGTTGTTTGTTGTTATGTACTGTTCTTACATGAGGATGTTCCAGAATACGGGATATGTGTTAGCACTTGTGCCGATTCTGTATATGATGAAGATTCCGTTTGCAGCACCGGTACTGGTAGCTATTTTGGCGGGCTTTTCCGGTGCCGTTCCGGCGTCCTTTGGTGTTGTGGTATATTATTTTGCGCAGTATGTAAAGGAGGCAAATGCGACATTAAAGCTTGGTGAAGACGCAGATTTTCAAGCGTATTCGTATGTAGTCAATAATCTTATGAAAGATAAGGAGATGCTGCTTGCAATTATTGCATTTGCAATTGTGGTTATGGTGACATCTCTGCTTCATAATCTGCATTATGACTATGCATGGTATGTTGCAATCGGTGTCGGAAGTATTTTCACGATTCTTGTGTTCATGATATGTGGCATGATGGTAAATGTGAATGTGCCGGCAGGAAGTTTGATTTTGGGAGCAATTCTTGGCTGTGTGATAAGTTTTGTCGTGCAGGTATGCAAGAGTGTTGTGGATTACTCCAAAAAAGAATCCGTACAATTTGAGGATGACGATTACTATTACTATGTAAAAGCAATTCCGAAATTTGAGACAGCAAATAAAAAGAATGTTAAGACGATAACAGAAGATGAAGTTGTTGAGCAGGTAAGAAAACCGCGTCCGCAGCAGGGGGATGGTCAGGCGAGACAGCCGCGTCCACAGCAGGGGAACGGCCAGGCGAGACAGCCACGTCCGCAGCAGGGGAACGGTCAAGCGAGACAGCCGCGTCCGCAGCAGGGGGATGGTCAGGCGAGACGACCACGTCCACAGCAGGGAAATGGACAGGTAAGACAGCAGCGCCCGCAGCAGAGTCGAAATAATGGACAATAA